In Legionella sp. PATHC035, a genomic segment contains:
- a CDS encoding L,D-transpeptidase, whose product MNKLFWAGLLLSVGGLTSCVDYDPSTLLTDDAGYVHRTVHYTKDKRGRDYFPQKIQATGERRFIFDPKVSAWAAYDEEGNRLLTGGGSAGVDVCEENSNQSCRTVTGTFKVYNRRGFDCKSGEYPVDTKGGAKMPYCTYFYQGYTIHAAYEVPEHPSSHGCVRIFPSAAKWLSENFFRIGTKVIVLEYPDEPGAKQPTLPNKLG is encoded by the coding sequence ATGAATAAGTTGTTTTGGGCAGGTTTGTTATTGTCTGTTGGGGGTTTAACATCCTGTGTTGACTATGATCCATCTACGTTGCTCACTGATGATGCAGGGTATGTGCATCGAACCGTTCATTACACAAAGGATAAACGGGGTCGTGATTATTTTCCTCAAAAGATTCAAGCAACAGGTGAAAGACGCTTTATTTTTGACCCTAAGGTTTCTGCATGGGCAGCATATGACGAGGAAGGTAATCGTTTATTGACTGGCGGTGGTTCAGCAGGTGTTGATGTATGCGAAGAAAATTCAAATCAATCGTGCAGAACAGTTACTGGAACTTTTAAAGTGTATAATCGAAGAGGGTTTGATTGTAAATCTGGGGAATATCCAGTAGATACTAAAGGCGGTGCAAAAATGCCTTATTGTACTTATTTTTACCAAGGATATACCATCCATGCAGCTTATGAAGTACCAGAGCACCCATCAAGCCATGGTTGTGTGCGTATTTTCCCAAGTGCTGCCAAGTGGTTAAGCGAAAACTTTTTCCGTATCGGTACGAAGGTGATAGTATTAGAATATCCTGATGAGCCGGGTGCTAAACAGCCCACTTTGCCCAATAAATTAGGCTAA
- a CDS encoding TolC family outer membrane protein, whose product MKKLLFGYLMTLGLSSHVFAATDLMDIYHQALENDPIFKNAYDTYMASAEALPQARAALLPQVGITAQATRNVFHVNDGIFTIQDNTYNSRTWQVSASQAIFNYQAWARVQQAKASVKAAQAVFNDAAQDLILRTAKAYFDVLFAQDTLNFAEAKKRANMRQYEQAKQRFEVGLDPITSVYEAKAAYDQSVATVIASRNNQINQSENLRKLTNHVYEVIAPLRDGKIPLIKPEPNVVDQWIDTGLKQNYKLLSAKYNLEVARENMKALSAGNWPTISLQGNTVETTNEVNSSNPLLPANQKLSTVGLALNFPVFQGGLVRSQTRQAQHSFQASSERVEQSYRDVVVNSRIAFNTITDGISKVKADRQTVISQQNSLESTEAQFEVGTRTMVDVVNAQQRLFEAQNQLANDQYSLINAVLTLKYLAGTLNANDLELINSWLETTRVNGLLPAENKTTK is encoded by the coding sequence ATGAAAAAATTGCTGTTCGGATATCTCATGACTTTAGGTCTGTCATCGCACGTCTTTGCTGCCACAGACCTAATGGATATCTATCATCAAGCCCTCGAAAATGATCCTATTTTCAAGAATGCGTATGATACATACATGGCTAGCGCAGAAGCCCTTCCACAAGCCCGTGCTGCATTACTTCCTCAAGTTGGTATTACCGCCCAAGCAACACGAAACGTTTTTCATGTAAACGATGGTATTTTTACCATTCAAGATAACACTTATAACTCGAGGACGTGGCAAGTTTCTGCATCTCAGGCTATTTTTAATTATCAGGCTTGGGCAAGGGTACAACAAGCAAAGGCATCCGTAAAAGCAGCACAAGCTGTTTTCAATGATGCCGCTCAGGATTTAATTCTTAGAACAGCCAAAGCGTATTTCGATGTACTATTTGCTCAAGATACTTTAAATTTCGCTGAAGCAAAAAAACGCGCTAACATGCGCCAATATGAGCAAGCAAAGCAACGCTTTGAAGTAGGTCTTGACCCAATCACTTCTGTTTATGAAGCAAAAGCAGCCTATGATCAATCGGTTGCAACAGTTATTGCATCGCGAAACAACCAAATCAACCAAAGCGAAAATTTAAGAAAACTGACCAATCATGTTTATGAAGTCATAGCTCCTCTACGTGATGGTAAAATTCCGTTAATCAAGCCAGAGCCTAATGTGGTTGATCAGTGGATAGATACCGGTCTTAAGCAAAACTACAAGTTGCTGTCTGCAAAATACAATCTTGAAGTGGCTCGTGAAAACATGAAAGCGCTTTCTGCGGGGAATTGGCCTACGATCTCCCTTCAAGGTAACACCGTAGAGACAACAAACGAAGTAAACTCATCGAATCCTTTATTGCCTGCAAACCAAAAATTATCGACTGTCGGGCTAGCTTTAAATTTCCCTGTATTCCAAGGCGGATTAGTACGTTCGCAAACACGACAAGCACAGCATAGTTTTCAGGCATCCAGTGAACGAGTGGAGCAATCTTACAGGGATGTAGTAGTTAATAGCCGCATAGCTTTCAATACCATTACTGATGGAATTAGCAAAGTAAAAGCGGACAGACAAACCGTAATTTCACAACAAAACTCCTTGGAAAGTACGGAAGCCCAATTTGAGGTAGGGACACGCACCATGGTGGATGTGGTGAATGCCCAACAGCGTTTGTTTGAAGCCCAGAATCAACTGGCTAATGACCAATACAGTTTGATTAATGCGGTTTTAACATTAAAATACTTAGCCGGAACATTGAACGCAAACGATCTCGAATTAATCAATTCATGGTTAGAAACAACCAGGGTCAACGGATTGCTCCCGGCAGAAAACAAAACCACTAAATAA
- a CDS encoding protein-L-isoaspartate O-methyltransferase family protein: protein MSYQSARINMVKQQLRTGDVLNESILNLYELVARHEFVPEQFVNFAYSDMQIPLHHGQRMLTPLEEGQILQALDLQGHETVLEIGTGSGFFTALLSKLCKKVISVDYYADFTTHAAHQLKKHHCNNVELITGDASQGWLESAPYDVVIFTGAVEKINETQRLQILPGGKLFAIEGKSPVMQGRLYELDHEERWHDRIIFETNIPLLIDKSKPKEFVF from the coding sequence ATGAGTTATCAAAGCGCACGCATTAATATGGTCAAGCAACAACTCCGAACTGGCGATGTTTTAAACGAATCCATACTCAATTTGTATGAACTGGTAGCCAGACATGAATTCGTTCCTGAACAATTTGTAAATTTTGCTTATTCAGATATGCAAATACCGCTTCATCATGGTCAACGCATGTTGACCCCTTTGGAAGAAGGACAAATTCTGCAAGCACTTGATTTACAAGGCCATGAAACAGTATTGGAGATAGGTACTGGCAGCGGATTTTTCACCGCATTGTTAAGTAAGTTGTGTAAAAAAGTAATCAGCGTGGATTATTATGCTGATTTTACCACCCATGCAGCCCATCAATTAAAAAAACATCACTGCAATAATGTAGAATTAATCACCGGGGATGCCAGTCAAGGCTGGTTAGAAAGTGCTCCTTATGATGTGGTTATATTCACTGGCGCAGTAGAAAAAATAAATGAGACTCAAAGGTTGCAGATTCTGCCTGGAGGCAAGTTATTTGCTATTGAAGGAAAATCTCCTGTAATGCAGGGTCGTCTCTATGAATTGGATCATGAGGAGCGTTGGCATGACCGAATCATTTTTGAAACCAACATTCCTCTCCTGATTGATAAATCAAAGCCCAAAGAATTTGTATTTTAG
- a CDS encoding DotI/IcmL family type IV secretion protein has translation MKNTLLWGTLFALLGTQVHAENTQPVAPPPQTPSALKPVPATPTPPGQNLPSVHPATAAPAAAINCEYKIPPETKTIDQSVVMQWAAKAVTQAFDFNPTNLDAQLQKLQACFTEQGWTGFNTALQKSGNLEAIKSQKLTVSSQVDGQVVITEAKDNQWKINLPLQVVYQNDKEKVTQLLSVDLTIGRKMTGDLGITQMIAAPRGTVTQEKPQSTAPNAANSTNPPTGATPNPAAAPTAPSPAAPTTTTPTTTTQPTAPANPSATPTPTPATPGQPTLPENHSTQPSLPPNTP, from the coding sequence ATGAAGAACACTTTACTATGGGGTACCCTTTTTGCTTTACTTGGTACTCAAGTTCATGCTGAAAACACTCAGCCAGTCGCACCACCGCCTCAAACTCCAAGTGCCCTAAAACCTGTTCCTGCTACACCAACACCACCCGGACAAAATTTGCCATCGGTACATCCTGCAACAGCAGCACCGGCAGCTGCCATCAATTGTGAGTACAAAATCCCGCCTGAAACCAAAACAATTGATCAATCAGTGGTCATGCAATGGGCCGCAAAAGCGGTTACCCAGGCATTTGACTTTAATCCAACCAACTTAGATGCTCAATTACAAAAATTGCAAGCTTGTTTTACGGAGCAAGGTTGGACTGGTTTTAATACCGCTTTACAGAAATCAGGTAATTTGGAAGCGATTAAATCGCAAAAACTGACCGTGAGCAGTCAAGTAGACGGACAAGTTGTTATAACCGAAGCAAAAGACAATCAATGGAAAATTAATTTACCTTTACAAGTGGTTTATCAGAATGATAAGGAAAAAGTAACCCAGTTACTGAGTGTGGACCTAACTATAGGCCGTAAGATGACTGGAGACTTGGGAATTACCCAAATGATTGCCGCTCCCAGAGGCACAGTGACACAGGAAAAACCACAAAGTACTGCTCCTAATGCAGCGAACTCCACGAATCCACCTACCGGAGCGACACCAAATCCAGCCGCTGCTCCTACAGCACCGTCGCCAGCAGCTCCGACAACGACAACGCCCACGACGACAACACAACCTACTGCCCCTGCAAATCCTTCGGCAACACCAACACCAACTCCAGCAACACCTGGACAACCTACTTTGCCTGAAAACCACTCTACCCAGCCTTCACTACCACCGAATACTCCTTAA
- a CDS encoding glycine C-acetyltransferase, which translates to MLEQFTEYLQTEIETLKSEGLYKSERVISSQQQAAVTVNHKEVINLCANNYLGLANDPQLIAEGQKALAQYGYGMASVRFICGTQTPHKQLEQKISQFLNKEDTILYSSCFDANTGLFETLLGEEDAIISDALNHASIIDGVRLCKAARYRYANNDMKALEEQLIAAKNARFRLIATDGVFSMDGILANLPAICELADKYDAMVMVDDSHAVGFMGETGRGTPEHFGVSDRIDIITGTLGKALGGASGGYTAANQTIVEWLRQRSRPYLFSNTLAPVIAHTSCVVLDNLTKNNHWAEKLKRNSRYFREGMTQLGFNLIPGEHPIIPVMLGDASLAGRMANRLLELGIYVVGFSYPVVPKGLARIRTQMSAAHELHHLDKAIEAFETVGKEFSVI; encoded by the coding sequence GTGCTTGAGCAATTTACTGAATATTTGCAAACTGAAATAGAGACACTGAAGAGTGAGGGCTTATATAAAAGCGAACGTGTTATTTCAAGTCAGCAACAAGCTGCTGTCACAGTAAATCATAAAGAAGTCATTAATCTTTGTGCAAATAATTACTTAGGTCTGGCTAATGATCCGCAACTGATTGCTGAAGGGCAAAAAGCATTGGCTCAATATGGCTATGGTATGGCTTCAGTACGTTTTATTTGTGGTACTCAAACGCCTCATAAACAACTTGAGCAAAAAATTAGTCAATTTTTAAACAAAGAAGATACCATACTGTATTCTTCGTGTTTTGATGCGAATACCGGTCTTTTTGAAACTTTATTGGGTGAAGAGGATGCGATTATCAGTGATGCATTAAATCATGCCAGTATTATTGATGGAGTGCGTCTATGTAAGGCTGCGCGTTATCGATATGCGAATAACGACATGAAGGCTTTGGAGGAGCAATTGATTGCTGCTAAAAATGCTCGATTTCGTTTAATCGCTACAGACGGTGTTTTTTCGATGGATGGAATTTTGGCAAATCTTCCTGCAATTTGCGAATTAGCCGATAAATATGATGCTATGGTTATGGTAGACGATTCCCATGCTGTCGGTTTTATGGGAGAAACGGGACGTGGAACTCCTGAGCATTTTGGAGTAAGTGACCGTATTGATATAATTACCGGCACTCTAGGTAAGGCGCTAGGAGGGGCGTCAGGTGGTTATACCGCAGCAAACCAGACTATCGTTGAATGGTTGCGTCAACGTTCCAGACCCTATTTATTCTCTAATACTTTGGCCCCAGTGATTGCGCATACTTCGTGTGTTGTTCTCGATAATTTAACGAAAAATAATCATTGGGCTGAAAAATTAAAGCGTAATAGCCGCTATTTCCGTGAAGGTATGACCCAGCTAGGATTTAATCTAATCCCTGGGGAACATCCAATTATTCCTGTTATGTTAGGGGATGCAAGCCTGGCAGGACGCATGGCAAACCGTTTGCTCGAGCTCGGTATCTATGTGGTAGGTTTTTCTTACCCTGTCGTTCCTAAAGGTTTAGCTCGAATTCGTACTCAAATGTCCGCAGCACATGAACTACATCATTTGGATAAGGCCATTGAGGCATTTGAAACGGTAGGTAAGGAGTTTTCTGTTATTTAA
- the ettA gene encoding energy-dependent translational throttle protein EttA, with protein sequence MSQYIFTMNRVSKIVENQRFILKDISLSFFPGAKIGVLGLNGSGKSTLLRIMAGVDTQFEGEARPQPGIKIGYLEQEPQLDLNKTVREVVEEGVKEMKEKLARFDEISMRFAEPMSDEEMNTLLAEQGELQNEIEAGGGWDLDRKLDVAADALRLPEWDAIVGQLSGGERRRVALCRLLLSNPDMLLLDEPTNHLDAESVAWLEHFLEGFPGTVVAITHDRYFLDNAAEWILELDRGEGIPYKGNYTSWLEQKEARLEMEQKQEDAHQRAIKAELEWVRTSPKGRHAKNKARLARFEEMNSKEFQKRNETNEIYIPPGERLGDLVLEGEKIKKSFGDRILIDNLDFKLPKGGILGIIGPNGAGKSTFLKMITGQETPDEGTIRIGDTVQLAYVDQLRDELDSNKTVWQEISDGHDIMQVGSFQMPSRAYVGRFNFKGTDQQKKMGQLSGGERNRVHLAKLLKSGGNVLLLDEPSNDLDVETLRALEDAILNFPGCVIVISHDRWFLDRICTHLMAFEGDSQITFIEGNYTDYEADRKRRLGDAADRPSRIKYRKLES encoded by the coding sequence ATGTCACAATATATTTTTACCATGAATCGCGTCAGCAAAATTGTTGAAAATCAGCGGTTTATTTTAAAAGATATTTCATTAAGTTTTTTTCCTGGCGCTAAAATCGGTGTTTTAGGATTGAATGGTTCTGGTAAGTCCACTTTATTACGCATCATGGCGGGTGTTGATACTCAATTTGAGGGAGAAGCAAGACCACAACCAGGAATTAAAATCGGTTATCTTGAGCAAGAGCCCCAGCTCGATCTGAATAAGACTGTACGCGAAGTTGTCGAAGAAGGCGTGAAGGAAATGAAAGAGAAACTGGCGCGCTTTGACGAAATCAGCATGCGTTTTGCAGAGCCCATGAGCGATGAGGAAATGAATACCTTACTTGCTGAGCAGGGTGAATTACAAAACGAAATTGAAGCTGGTGGTGGCTGGGATTTAGACAGAAAACTCGATGTGGCTGCGGATGCATTGCGCTTGCCAGAATGGGATGCCATTGTGGGGCAGTTATCAGGAGGTGAGCGTCGCCGAGTTGCTTTATGCCGTTTATTACTTTCCAATCCTGATATGTTGCTGCTTGATGAGCCAACAAACCATTTGGATGCAGAGTCTGTCGCTTGGTTAGAACATTTTCTTGAAGGTTTTCCTGGTACAGTAGTTGCGATTACTCACGACCGATATTTCTTGGACAATGCTGCCGAATGGATATTAGAACTGGATCGCGGCGAAGGCATTCCCTACAAAGGCAACTATACTTCCTGGCTTGAGCAGAAAGAGGCACGCCTGGAGATGGAGCAGAAACAAGAAGACGCACACCAACGTGCGATTAAAGCAGAGTTAGAATGGGTCCGTACTTCACCTAAAGGACGCCATGCTAAGAATAAGGCACGTTTAGCCCGCTTTGAAGAAATGAATTCTAAAGAGTTTCAAAAACGTAATGAAACCAATGAAATATACATTCCACCAGGTGAGCGTTTAGGTGATTTGGTTCTCGAAGGGGAAAAAATCAAAAAATCCTTTGGTGATCGAATCCTGATTGATAATTTGGATTTTAAACTCCCTAAAGGAGGTATTTTAGGAATTATCGGTCCTAATGGGGCAGGTAAATCGACCTTCTTAAAAATGATTACCGGTCAAGAAACTCCTGATGAGGGTACGATTCGCATCGGTGACACAGTGCAATTAGCTTATGTTGACCAGCTACGTGATGAATTGGATTCTAATAAAACGGTATGGCAGGAGATTTCTGATGGTCATGACATCATGCAAGTAGGCAGTTTCCAAATGCCTTCCCGCGCTTACGTTGGCCGTTTTAATTTTAAGGGTACTGATCAACAAAAGAAAATGGGTCAACTTTCTGGAGGAGAGCGTAACCGCGTCCATTTGGCAAAATTACTTAAGAGTGGCGGGAATGTCTTATTACTTGATGAGCCCAGTAATGATTTGGATGTAGAAACTCTGCGTGCTTTAGAAGATGCGATTCTCAATTTCCCTGGTTGTGTGATCGTCATTTCGCATGATCGATGGTTTTTAGATAGAATTTGTACTCATCTGATGGCTTTTGAAGGTGACTCACAAATTACGTTCATTGAAGGAAATTACACGGATTATGAAGCAGATAGAAAGCGTCGTCTAGGGGATGCTGCAGATAGGCCATCGCGTATCAAATATCGTAAATTAGAGTCATAG
- the tdh gene encoding L-threonine 3-dehydrogenase: MKSLVKAKKEPGIWMEEVAIPEYGVNDVLIKVKKTAICGTDIHIYNWDEWAQATIPVPMTVGHEFYGEIVAVGQEVQGLHVGQRVSGEGHLTCGFCRNCRAGKRHLCRNTLGVGVNRPGCFAEYLSIPATNVIVLPDNITGEQASILDPFGNATHCALAFDVVGEDVLITGAGPIGIMAAAIVKHIGARHVVITDVNDYRLDLARKMGGIRAVNVTHEKLSDVTAELGMLEGFDVGLEMSGNPMALNDMMKAMNHGGHVALLGIPPQETAIDWNQVIFKGLVIKGIYGREMFETWYKMIAMLQSGLDISPVITHRFSVDDYQHAFQIMASGQSGKVILEW; this comes from the coding sequence ATGAAATCATTAGTCAAAGCGAAAAAGGAACCTGGCATCTGGATGGAAGAGGTCGCTATACCTGAATATGGCGTCAATGATGTATTAATTAAAGTTAAAAAAACAGCAATTTGTGGTACTGACATTCATATTTACAACTGGGATGAATGGGCACAAGCGACTATCCCTGTACCCATGACCGTGGGGCATGAGTTTTATGGTGAAATTGTTGCGGTAGGCCAAGAGGTGCAGGGACTTCATGTAGGTCAACGAGTTTCGGGTGAAGGACATTTGACCTGTGGTTTTTGCCGAAATTGCCGCGCAGGCAAACGCCATCTTTGCCGTAATACTTTGGGCGTGGGCGTCAATAGGCCTGGATGTTTTGCAGAATATTTATCCATACCCGCCACCAACGTGATTGTTCTTCCGGATAATATTACTGGAGAGCAGGCTTCAATTCTGGATCCTTTTGGTAATGCAACGCACTGTGCCTTGGCTTTTGATGTAGTCGGAGAAGATGTATTGATTACTGGAGCTGGACCCATTGGTATTATGGCCGCAGCTATAGTAAAGCATATAGGAGCACGTCATGTCGTTATTACTGACGTCAATGATTACCGTTTGGATTTAGCTCGTAAAATGGGGGGCATTCGTGCGGTAAATGTCACACATGAAAAACTATCCGATGTGACTGCAGAACTAGGTATGCTCGAAGGTTTTGACGTGGGTTTGGAAATGTCTGGAAATCCCATGGCTCTAAATGACATGATGAAGGCCATGAATCATGGTGGGCATGTAGCTTTGTTAGGTATCCCTCCTCAAGAAACAGCAATTGATTGGAATCAGGTTATTTTTAAAGGGTTAGTGATCAAGGGTATTTATGGTCGTGAAATGTTTGAAACATGGTATAAAATGATTGCCATGTTACAAAGTGGATTGGATATTTCACCGGTGATAACACACCGTTTTTCAGTTGATGACTACCAACATGCATTTCAAATTATGGCATCAGGTCAATCAGGAAAAGTGATTCTTGAGTGGTAG
- the ttcA gene encoding tRNA 2-thiocytidine(32) synthetase TtcA, producing the protein MSNPSQVEKKLLHYTGKAIADFNMIQRGDRVMVCLSGGKDSFTLLTILDQLRRRSGNKFELFSFTLDQAQPGWDDSALRQWLADRSIPHEILTRDTYSIVKEKIPEGKTYCSLCSRLRRGIIYRYAEENGFNKIALGHHRDDLVRTLMMSILYNGDIRSMPPKLLSDNKKHIVIRPLCYVQEKDIITFAQEQSYPIIPCTLCGSQENLMRKKVTHLINQLAEENPKVPSNILHALQSIKPSQLMDQTMWNFRDLEHGLITNQVTNTDEIFSTEEFDRVEE; encoded by the coding sequence ATGTCCAATCCTTCTCAAGTTGAAAAAAAATTATTGCATTATACCGGCAAAGCCATTGCAGATTTTAATATGATCCAGCGTGGGGATCGTGTGATGGTCTGTTTATCAGGTGGAAAAGACTCGTTCACACTGTTAACGATCTTGGATCAATTACGCCGACGCTCTGGTAATAAATTTGAACTCTTTTCGTTTACCCTGGATCAGGCTCAACCAGGTTGGGATGACTCGGCTTTACGCCAGTGGCTTGCCGATCGATCTATTCCTCATGAAATACTGACACGCGATACCTACAGCATTGTGAAAGAGAAAATTCCTGAGGGTAAAACCTACTGCTCTTTATGCTCACGCTTACGACGCGGTATTATTTATCGCTATGCAGAGGAAAATGGCTTTAACAAAATCGCCCTGGGCCATCATCGTGATGATTTGGTCCGAACCCTAATGATGTCGATTTTATACAATGGGGATATTCGATCCATGCCACCGAAGTTACTGAGCGATAATAAAAAGCATATCGTCATCCGACCATTATGCTATGTTCAAGAGAAAGACATTATTACTTTCGCGCAAGAGCAATCGTATCCCATTATCCCCTGCACCCTTTGTGGGTCACAAGAAAATTTGATGCGTAAAAAAGTAACGCATTTGATTAATCAGCTTGCAGAGGAAAACCCCAAGGTCCCAAGCAATATTCTGCATGCACTTCAAAGTATTAAACCCAGCCAGCTTATGGATCAAACTATGTGGAATTTTAGAGATCTTGAGCATGGCTTAATAACCAATCAAGTCACCAATACCGACGAAATCTTCAGTACCGAAGAATTCGACCGGGTTGAGGAGTAA
- a CDS encoding bifunctional SulP family inorganic anion transporter/carbonic anhydrase, with translation MLANTSVDSRKFRIYMRRYFKFDFVAAIVVFLVAIPLCLGIALASGAPLFSGILSGIIGGVVVGCLSGSHVSVSGPAAGMAAVVVAAIAHIGDFNSFLVALVLAGVLQVIIGSLRAGFVADYVPSNVVQGLLCAIGILLIIKQLPLAFTLSADFNELKTHLLETTEEITLSPILALYHHLNSGAMLITVLSLSTLIYFDLTKNKILKEIPAPILVVILGVLLNEFFIWTDSSLVQNSPQLVNIPHTNDFHELLSKLEYPNWSALANPQVYLYAIIIAIVASLETLLNLKAGEKLDKKRLHPSTSRELVAQGVGNLTAGLIGGIPITSVIVRTSINIQAGSTSKISTILHGFFILFAVMLIPGTLNKIPLSSLAAILIYTGYKLNKPSIYRNIFAQGSDRFIPFIVTVVCIIVFNLLTGILIGLAVSLFYILKSNSQARINILKEIHPTGEINRLVLPQQMTFLNKAALVAELDSIPRESQLIIDARYTQYIDKEISELLKEFKEEQALNKKIALNMIGFKEHYKIHNYIDFINVTTYDVQSHLSPAQVLNILYEGNQRFLNDNLIHRSNQLDIKHTAKAQHPIAIVLGCIDSRVPVETIFDVSFGDIFCVRVAGNVVNNDVLASIEYACNVVGVKLIIVLGHTRCGAIQSACDGVEKGHITELLDKIKPAIDAENETETNRHSKNTTFVNNVTDLNVANTIQKIYERSSILHQMIEKNDIAMVGAVYNVQTGKVHYNNYAHELSQLGGKNNDHLASKLNALLKESKIQI, from the coding sequence ATGCTAGCAAATACATCCGTTGACTCGCGTAAATTTCGAATTTATATGAGGAGATATTTTAAATTTGACTTTGTTGCAGCGATAGTCGTATTTCTTGTAGCCATCCCATTATGCTTGGGTATTGCTTTAGCTTCTGGCGCACCTCTTTTTTCTGGAATTTTAAGTGGAATCATTGGCGGCGTCGTAGTTGGATGTTTAAGTGGATCGCATGTCAGTGTCAGCGGACCTGCAGCAGGTATGGCAGCTGTCGTTGTCGCAGCAATTGCTCATATTGGAGACTTTAACTCCTTTTTAGTTGCGCTGGTACTTGCTGGTGTACTTCAAGTCATCATTGGAAGTTTAAGAGCCGGATTTGTAGCCGACTATGTCCCTTCAAACGTAGTACAGGGTCTGCTTTGTGCGATAGGTATTCTTTTAATAATCAAACAATTACCACTCGCATTCACCCTCTCTGCAGATTTCAACGAGCTTAAAACCCATTTATTAGAAACCACTGAGGAAATCACATTAAGTCCTATTCTTGCTTTGTACCATCATCTCAATTCTGGAGCCATGTTGATTACGGTACTCTCATTAAGTACCTTAATTTATTTTGATTTGACAAAAAATAAGATCCTGAAAGAGATTCCAGCCCCCATCCTCGTGGTCATTTTGGGTGTATTACTGAATGAATTTTTTATCTGGACTGATTCAAGCCTGGTCCAAAATTCACCACAGCTGGTCAATATTCCCCACACCAATGACTTCCATGAATTGTTGAGCAAACTGGAATATCCAAATTGGTCTGCCCTGGCTAATCCGCAAGTCTATCTTTATGCGATCATCATTGCGATTGTTGCGTCGCTTGAGACTTTATTGAACCTTAAAGCTGGAGAAAAACTGGATAAAAAACGTCTCCATCCCTCCACAAGCCGCGAATTGGTGGCTCAAGGGGTTGGCAACCTGACCGCGGGTTTAATTGGAGGAATTCCTATTACTTCAGTGATTGTACGCACATCCATTAATATTCAAGCGGGATCCACAAGCAAAATATCTACTATTTTGCATGGATTCTTTATTTTGTTTGCAGTCATGTTGATCCCAGGCACTTTAAATAAAATACCCTTATCCTCACTCGCCGCCATTCTCATCTATACCGGTTATAAACTGAATAAACCGTCCATTTACCGTAATATTTTTGCTCAAGGCAGCGATCGTTTTATTCCATTCATTGTCACTGTGGTCTGTATTATTGTCTTTAACTTATTGACAGGGATATTAATTGGATTGGCAGTCAGCTTATTCTATATTTTGAAATCAAATAGTCAGGCGCGGATAAATATCCTGAAGGAAATCCACCCTACTGGAGAAATTAACCGCTTGGTGCTCCCCCAACAAATGACTTTTCTTAATAAAGCGGCCTTGGTTGCTGAACTTGATTCGATACCCAGGGAATCACAATTAATTATTGATGCACGTTACACCCAGTACATTGATAAGGAAATTTCCGAACTTTTAAAAGAGTTTAAGGAAGAACAAGCTCTCAATAAAAAAATTGCTTTGAATATGATTGGATTTAAAGAGCATTACAAAATCCATAATTACATTGATTTTATCAACGTCACCACATACGATGTGCAATCGCACCTATCTCCAGCACAAGTATTAAATATTTTGTATGAGGGAAACCAACGTTTCCTCAATGACAACTTAATTCACCGTTCAAATCAACTGGATATTAAACATACAGCCAAAGCACAGCATCCCATTGCCATTGTTCTTGGCTGCATTGATTCCAGGGTACCTGTTGAAACCATTTTCGATGTGAGTTTTGGTGATATTTTCTGCGTGCGTGTTGCTGGGAATGTAGTAAACAACGATGTTTTGGCGAGTATTGAGTATGCGTGTAATGTCGTAGGCGTCAAACTGATTATCGTCCTTGGCCATACACGGTGTGGTGCCATTCAATCGGCATGTGACGGGGTTGAAAAAGGGCACATTACCGAACTGCTCGATAAAATCAAGCCCGCAATCGATGCCGAGAATGAAACCGAAACCAATCGACACAGCAAAAATACTACCTTCGTGAATAATGTGACTGATTTGAACGTTGCCAATACCATCCAAAAAATTTATGAGCGGAGTTCGATTTTGCATCAGATGATAGAGAAAAATGACATTGCGATGGTTGGTGCCGTTTATAATGTGCAAACAGGCAAAGTACATTATAATAATTACGCGCATGAATTAAGCCAGCTTGGTGGAAAAAATAATGATCATTTAGCCTCTAAATTAAATGCGCTATTGAAAGAATCTAAAATCCAAATATAA